One Bifidobacterium angulatum DSM 20098 = JCM 7096 DNA window includes the following coding sequences:
- a CDS encoding glycosyltransferase family protein translates to MPTVKFANILLETNPRSVAYPALYCRSDQPVVFDEQLGEWKMFNAGTFDFSTYFNSLSVMKLQRYTRATSFTLHLELKGAACEVQQTMGDAFAHDPLPVEGASKALGASDDWQVVDLPLTITDDMVIVGFFIRTEGAVAIRNSYYELGIDGELNDVELVLSTTTFKKEAFIERNIGLVKNQIINSGDPIADHFHMYVIDNGRTLDAEKLSGNRVQVVPNDNVGGAGGFTRGMITAMEQNPKATNILLMDDDVAVSPESIKRTYNLLRILKPEHREDMISGAMLNYEIGEDQWEDIGNMTQQGTFAGCKPPLRLTLFEDLVYNEMYTPTKWQKNNMYAAWWYCCIPIPVIEKNGLPLPVFVRCDDAEYGIRCKTGFISMNSLCVWHMSFFERYNAAVERYQTTRNTMVAQATCGMAPKADFMHELHNNIRLELKKFGYANAELCLDAFEDFLKGPEFIKKPGQAEKSFMAANRNKEQLVDFVTLQTQIDADKELAGLRIKDIDRQLIDGDKPRSLPERLEDLITDNNQRYFKKDGAGYAVIPLQGWLYPAGAIRGKHKLVVLDWYNRKGTIRTKDVNRYQQIKKRYARDLKYYKANIERLRKEYAAARKELTSVQYWKHYLKMD, encoded by the coding sequence ATGCCGACTGTGAAATTTGCAAATATCCTTCTGGAGACGAATCCCCGTTCTGTCGCTTACCCGGCGCTGTACTGCCGCTCTGATCAGCCTGTTGTGTTTGATGAGCAGCTGGGCGAGTGGAAGATGTTTAACGCGGGAACCTTTGACTTCAGCACGTACTTTAACTCTCTGTCTGTGATGAAGCTGCAGAGGTATACGCGTGCGACGAGTTTCACGCTGCATCTTGAACTTAAGGGTGCCGCGTGCGAGGTGCAGCAGACTATGGGTGATGCGTTTGCCCATGATCCTCTACCAGTTGAGGGAGCTTCCAAAGCGTTGGGAGCCTCCGACGATTGGCAGGTTGTCGATCTTCCGCTTACCATCACCGACGATATGGTTATCGTAGGCTTCTTCATCAGAACGGAAGGCGCGGTCGCCATTCGCAACAGTTATTACGAACTTGGCATTGATGGCGAACTGAATGATGTTGAGCTGGTGCTGTCTACCACCACGTTCAAGAAGGAAGCGTTCATCGAACGCAACATCGGTCTAGTCAAGAATCAGATTATTAATTCCGGAGACCCGATCGCCGACCACTTCCATATGTACGTGATTGATAATGGCCGTACTCTTGATGCTGAGAAGCTGAGTGGTAATCGCGTTCAGGTTGTGCCGAACGATAATGTTGGCGGTGCCGGCGGTTTCACTCGCGGCATGATTACTGCCATGGAGCAGAACCCGAAGGCCACGAACATCCTGCTGATGGACGATGATGTTGCGGTCTCTCCGGAGAGCATCAAGCGTACCTATAACCTGCTGCGTATTCTCAAGCCTGAGCACCGTGAAGACATGATTAGCGGCGCGATGCTGAACTACGAGATCGGCGAAGATCAGTGGGAAGACATCGGCAATATGACTCAGCAGGGCACCTTTGCCGGTTGCAAGCCGCCGCTGAGGCTGACTTTGTTCGAGGATCTTGTGTACAACGAGATGTACACGCCGACCAAGTGGCAGAAGAACAACATGTACGCCGCATGGTGGTACTGCTGCATTCCGATTCCTGTAATCGAAAAGAATGGGCTGCCACTTCCTGTATTCGTCCGTTGTGACGATGCCGAGTACGGCATTCGTTGCAAGACAGGATTTATCAGCATGAACAGCCTGTGTGTATGGCATATGTCGTTCTTTGAGCGGTACAACGCGGCCGTGGAACGGTACCAGACCACTCGTAATACGATGGTTGCGCAGGCAACATGCGGCATGGCCCCGAAGGCCGACTTCATGCATGAACTGCACAATAATATCCGGCTTGAACTGAAGAAGTTCGGCTATGCCAACGCTGAATTGTGCCTGGATGCCTTCGAAGATTTCCTTAAAGGCCCGGAATTCATCAAGAAGCCTGGACAGGCGGAGAAGAGCTTCATGGCTGCAAACCGTAATAAGGAGCAGCTTGTTGATTTTGTTACTCTGCAGACGCAGATTGATGCCGATAAGGAACTTGCTGGGTTGCGCATCAAGGACATCGACCGTCAGCTAATTGACGGTGACAAGCCGCGTAGCTTGCCTGAGCGCCTGGAAGACCTCATCACCGACAACAATCAGCGCTACTTCAAGAAGGATGGCGCTGGCTATGCTGTCATCCCGCTGCAAGGATGGCTGTACCCGGCTGGCGCGATCCGCGGTAAGCACAAGCTCGTTGTACTTGACTGGTACAACCGCAAGGGCACCATCCGCACCAAGGATGTCAACCGCTATCAGCAGATCAAGAAGCGTTACGCAAGAGATCTTAAGTACTATAAGGCGAATATCGAACGTCTGCGCAAGGAATATGCTGCTGCGCGCAAGGAACTGACTTCGGTGCAGTATTGGAAGCATTACCTTAAGATGGACTGA
- a CDS encoding glycoside hydrolase family 2 TIM barrel-domain containing protein — MRRKYFASIVAVAMLAAGVPCAQAEELDANTAQTTDSQIVQNETQNNGSSNEAAESALNASADNQIAGRTVENIDKGWTFSKNDASMEGWTFPTGASEGTIDLPHSWDYAHPTMSYIPQNNRKTVTYSKQLDVAKYHGKNLFIKFYGSNKNTTVKVDGQEVGTHVGGYSAFIFDLTKYVQDKDSVALTVDVTNVDTVSIPINVDYTQFSGIYRDVELIALPNQYISTENKGSSGVFVDYKLNGNNASVNTRVDVTNKATEAANLVLKTTISDNAGNVVSEQSSDIQVSAGTESAEQKLDQQLTNVHRWNGRTDPYLYTMNVSLQDAAGHVLDTESTKIGFRTFKVSNGKAYLNGKQIEIHGVGYHQDREGVGNAVSRDQMAQDIDTMLDMGVNAVRTSHYPHDPAFYEMADEKGLLVYCEIPYYLIYSKADSYKNSITNQLTEMIRQGYNYPSIVMWGVQNEVRYSEQFASYGPDFKVTEDELVAFNSALVDLAHQEDPNRLIVQANIDGADAVNTSAKWSSKIDLTGMNLYVGFKSPVRNADAAGHKKLVESLTNKMNNYQQVLGADSMMLSEYGAGANIDQHTEVDGSFSWNGASDANGDKHYEEYQSYLLEAYWDYIQHSTNVAASFVWNMFDFSSYRNAGGKERLNTKGLLCYDHVTKKDAYYFFKANWNKSDKFVYLTSKRFTQRNKPTQQIKAYSNCDNAELFLNGKSLGAGTKQQDGVFVWDNVKLAGQVENSIKVVAHDGSKTYEDAVDGVTYGMQFEDVNANTPHVEDIQWLADNGVTEGWVDSTGKRTFRGMDTVKRQDMAAFLYRLAGSPDYTPSASDKSRFTDVTEDTPHAKEIWWLGTNGIAEGWDDGSFRGMDTVKRQDMAAFLKRLATKNLGVKDSSYNRNPFADVNKRTPHYKEILWMAGTGISEGWTEANGTKTYRGMSDVVRQDMAAFLHRLGNYANTGSVES, encoded by the coding sequence ATGAGACGGAAGTATTTTGCGTCCATAGTGGCTGTTGCCATGCTTGCCGCAGGTGTTCCTTGTGCGCAGGCAGAAGAGCTGGATGCGAACACTGCCCAGACGACCGATAGCCAGATTGTTCAGAACGAAACTCAAAATAACGGCTCTTCCAACGAAGCAGCCGAAAGCGCGCTGAACGCTTCGGCAGATAATCAGATTGCCGGTCGAACGGTTGAAAACATTGATAAGGGATGGACCTTCTCCAAGAACGATGCAAGCATGGAAGGATGGACCTTTCCCACCGGCGCATCTGAGGGGACTATCGATCTGCCACATTCATGGGATTACGCGCACCCTACGATGTCGTATATCCCTCAGAACAATCGGAAAACCGTTACGTACAGCAAGCAACTGGATGTTGCCAAGTACCACGGAAAGAACCTATTCATCAAGTTCTATGGCTCGAACAAGAACACTACGGTGAAGGTCGATGGTCAGGAAGTGGGCACCCATGTCGGTGGTTACTCTGCTTTTATCTTCGATCTGACCAAGTATGTACAGGACAAGGACTCCGTTGCTCTCACCGTTGACGTGACCAATGTCGATACGGTTTCCATCCCGATTAACGTCGATTACACGCAGTTCTCGGGCATCTACCGTGATGTTGAGCTCATTGCGTTGCCCAACCAGTACATTTCCACCGAGAACAAGGGCAGCTCTGGCGTCTTTGTGGATTACAAGCTTAACGGCAACAATGCGTCCGTAAACACGCGAGTAGACGTTACCAACAAGGCCACGGAAGCTGCAAACCTTGTCCTGAAAACGACTATTTCGGATAATGCCGGAAATGTTGTGAGTGAACAGAGCTCTGATATCCAAGTTAGTGCTGGAACTGAATCCGCAGAGCAGAAGCTGGACCAGCAGCTCACCAACGTTCACCGTTGGAACGGACGGACTGACCCCTACCTGTATACGATGAACGTCTCCCTGCAGGATGCCGCCGGTCATGTGTTGGACACAGAGAGCACGAAGATTGGTTTCCGTACGTTCAAGGTTTCCAACGGTAAGGCATACCTGAACGGTAAACAGATCGAAATCCATGGCGTGGGCTACCACCAGGACCGTGAAGGTGTGGGCAATGCCGTTTCCCGTGATCAGATGGCTCAGGATATCGACACCATGCTTGATATGGGCGTGAACGCCGTTCGTACGTCGCATTATCCGCACGATCCTGCCTTCTACGAGATGGCCGATGAAAAGGGTCTGCTGGTATATTGCGAGATTCCGTACTACCTGATTTATTCGAAGGCGGATTCCTACAAGAACTCGATTACGAACCAGCTCACAGAGATGATCCGTCAGGGGTACAACTATCCTTCGATCGTTATGTGGGGTGTACAGAACGAGGTTCGTTATAGCGAGCAGTTCGCAAGTTATGGACCTGATTTCAAAGTAACCGAAGACGAGCTTGTTGCATTTAACTCTGCGCTTGTTGATCTGGCTCATCAGGAAGATCCCAATCGCTTGATCGTGCAGGCAAACATCGATGGTGCCGATGCGGTCAACACCTCCGCAAAGTGGAGTTCCAAGATTGATCTTACTGGCATGAACCTTTATGTCGGCTTCAAGAGTCCAGTGCGGAATGCAGATGCTGCTGGGCACAAGAAGCTCGTGGAATCGCTGACCAATAAGATGAACAACTATCAGCAGGTTCTTGGTGCCGATTCCATGATGCTTTCCGAATATGGTGCCGGTGCCAATATCGACCAGCATACGGAAGTGGACGGTTCTTTCTCTTGGAATGGTGCTTCGGATGCCAATGGCGATAAGCACTATGAGGAATATCAGTCCTACCTGCTGGAAGCGTACTGGGATTATATTCAGCACAGCACGAATGTCGCTGCAAGCTTCGTCTGGAACATGTTCGACTTCTCGTCGTACCGCAATGCCGGTGGCAAGGAACGCCTCAACACCAAGGGTCTGCTGTGCTATGACCATGTGACGAAGAAGGATGCCTACTACTTCTTCAAGGCGAACTGGAACAAGAGCGACAAGTTCGTGTACCTCACCAGCAAGCGATTCACCCAGAGGAACAAGCCCACTCAGCAAATCAAGGCTTACTCGAACTGCGATAATGCCGAGCTGTTCCTTAACGGCAAATCCCTGGGCGCTGGCACGAAGCAGCAGGATGGTGTTTTCGTCTGGGACAATGTGAAGCTTGCAGGCCAGGTCGAAAACTCAATCAAGGTTGTTGCTCATGATGGTTCTAAGACCTATGAGGATGCCGTTGATGGTGTGACCTATGGCATGCAGTTCGAGGATGTGAACGCGAATACGCCGCATGTTGAGGATATTCAGTGGCTTGCCGACAATGGCGTTACCGAGGGTTGGGTTGACAGCACTGGCAAGCGCACATTCCGAGGTATGGATACGGTGAAGCGTCAGGATATGGCCGCCTTCCTGTATCGTCTTGCCGGTTCTCCGGATTACACGCCAAGCGCATCCGACAAGAGCCGTTTCACGGACGTTACCGAAGACACCCCGCATGCCAAGGAAATCTGGTGGCTTGGTACCAACGGTATTGCCGAAGGTTGGGATGATGGTTCCTTCCGTGGTATGGATACGGTGAAGCGTCAGGATATGGCCGCCTTCCTGAAGAGGCTGGCCACCAAGAACCTTGGTGTTAAGGATTCTTCCTACAACAGGAACCCATTTGCTGACGTGAATAAGCGCACTCCGCACTACAAGGAAATCCTTTGGATGGCCGGAACCGGAATCAGTGAAGGCTGGACCGAGGCAAATGGTACGAAGACCTATCGTGGTATGTCGGATGTTGTCCGCCAGGATATGGCTGCGTTCTTGCATCGCCTCGGAAACTATGCGAATACCGGGAGCGTGGAGAGCTGA
- a CDS encoding ABC transporter permease translates to MKQLAKSLASRYGYAWTVLRGLVKTDFKLRYQGSFLGIAWSVLKPLMMFCVMYVVFGKFLRMSDGTPTYPVVLLLGISSWQFVTESTNVGLRAVVDRGDLLRKIHFPNYIVVVSATVGALISYAINLVVVFVFALIARVQFTWRVVLLPFSIVELYAITLAVTLLMSTMYVYFRDIAHIWEVLQQLVFYGMPIIYPLTFVTDRGGWIADVARLELLNPFAQTIQDIRHNFIAPETQPTIWNQFGNWGVKLFPLFLTVVLLWLGIYLFRRNSRKFAEVM, encoded by the coding sequence GTGAAACAGTTGGCGAAAAGTTTAGCAAGCAGGTACGGATATGCTTGGACCGTACTGCGGGGTTTAGTAAAAACGGATTTTAAGCTGCGCTATCAGGGCTCTTTCCTAGGTATTGCCTGGTCGGTGCTGAAACCGTTGATGATGTTCTGCGTAATGTACGTGGTATTCGGCAAGTTTCTGCGTATGTCCGATGGCACACCAACATATCCTGTGGTTCTGCTTCTGGGCATCAGCTCGTGGCAGTTCGTAACTGAATCCACTAACGTTGGTCTGCGAGCGGTTGTAGATCGTGGTGATTTGTTGCGGAAGATTCATTTCCCTAATTACATTGTGGTGGTTTCCGCAACGGTTGGTGCTTTGATCAGCTACGCCATCAACTTGGTGGTTGTATTTGTCTTTGCACTTATCGCGCGTGTGCAGTTCACTTGGCGCGTTGTTCTTCTGCCGTTCAGCATAGTCGAGCTATATGCCATTACGTTGGCGGTAACGCTGCTGATGTCAACGATGTATGTCTATTTCCGTGATATTGCGCATATCTGGGAAGTGCTTCAGCAGCTGGTGTTCTACGGCATGCCTATCATTTATCCGCTTACCTTTGTGACTGATCGTGGTGGTTGGATTGCCGATGTGGCCCGCTTGGAATTGCTGAATCCTTTTGCCCAAACCATTCAGGACATTCGCCATAATTTCATTGCGCCGGAGACTCAGCCAACAATCTGGAATCAGTTCGGTAATTGGGGAGTGAAGCTTTTCCCCCTGTTCCTTACTGTTGTCTTGCTTTGGCTTGGCATTTATCTTTTCCGTCGTAACAGCCGTAAATTCGCGGAGGTCATGTAA
- a CDS encoding N-acetylmuramoyl-L-alanine amidase family protein: MAASLGVQVASAAETDYPDMEVGVFWNSDSDRSDTVYMSYNGADFQQISTAYKADGNGSAHVSGKPNYVNAIHDPSITYKDGTFWILGGYVQKQQNLGWRFTPMMGYSKDLVNWSYPNSGSPTNLAPSVMPYTNGLKDGQYDSAGTDGFVDSHGDMWIVTTLGYYGDFHGNAQHDYMYPYIVKVSGLQPGADPAVDPGAQPRLSYGSLNPIKLPDTKTSNWLDPSLFEKDGVYYLSIKKNGVTNQIYSIGDLSQAGNPKAWRLVNDNVVTGYEGPSLTYYNGQYFFYTDKLKDYPYGKADGTAGTFVTQSSSLASGWHSTRRITTTNVDGRSIPNRHGTVVTVTDPVAKRIVWNARIRAGYGEYKPGANGWVTESGKHYWYDNGVKAVSKEVYDPASDAWYWFDKDGSLAVNKDVYIPAGSKWVRYDKNGHMIKGEDYRYGAWYYFDQTTGAMTKGMKHVSSNGGKWVYYDWATGKMAHGEQYVNYDAQHTGWYLFDQHTGAMFHGDTYVRSNGGKWVRYDFSTGKMVKGLDRHDNSWYYFDKTTGAMQKGRVWVPEWNNWHWFDSTTGRG; this comes from the coding sequence ATGGCAGCTTCACTCGGGGTCCAGGTGGCATCCGCTGCCGAAACGGACTACCCGGATATGGAGGTCGGCGTTTTCTGGAACAGTGATTCAGACCGCTCCGATACGGTGTATATGTCGTATAACGGCGCTGATTTCCAGCAGATCAGTACGGCGTATAAGGCTGACGGCAATGGCAGTGCGCATGTCTCGGGGAAGCCGAACTACGTCAATGCTATTCATGATCCGAGTATCACGTATAAGGACGGCACGTTCTGGATTCTTGGCGGCTATGTGCAGAAGCAGCAGAACTTGGGATGGCGTTTCACCCCGATGATGGGATATTCCAAGGATCTGGTGAACTGGAGCTACCCTAACAGCGGCAGTCCAACGAACCTTGCTCCTTCGGTAATGCCTTATACCAATGGTCTTAAGGACGGCCAGTACGATTCCGCAGGAACCGACGGGTTCGTTGACAGCCACGGCGATATGTGGATCGTGACCACTCTTGGATACTATGGCGACTTCCATGGAAATGCTCAGCATGACTATATGTACCCCTACATCGTCAAGGTGTCAGGGTTGCAGCCTGGAGCGGATCCCGCAGTCGATCCGGGAGCTCAGCCGAGGCTAAGCTACGGCAGTTTGAATCCGATCAAGCTTCCTGATACGAAGACCAGCAACTGGCTTGACCCGTCATTGTTCGAAAAGGACGGTGTGTACTACCTCAGCATCAAGAAGAATGGTGTCACCAATCAGATTTATTCCATCGGCGATCTGTCTCAGGCTGGGAATCCTAAGGCATGGCGTTTGGTGAACGATAATGTCGTGACCGGTTATGAAGGTCCGTCCCTGACGTATTACAACGGGCAGTACTTCTTCTATACCGATAAGCTCAAGGACTATCCGTATGGTAAGGCTGATGGAACTGCCGGCACTTTCGTTACGCAGTCGTCGAGTTTGGCCAGCGGATGGCATAGTACTCGCCGTATTACCACGACCAACGTTGATGGACGCAGCATTCCTAACCGTCATGGAACAGTGGTAACCGTTACTGATCCGGTGGCGAAGAGAATCGTCTGGAATGCAAGAATTCGTGCAGGCTATGGCGAATATAAGCCTGGAGCAAATGGTTGGGTAACGGAAAGCGGTAAGCATTACTGGTATGACAATGGCGTGAAAGCTGTCTCCAAAGAGGTATACGATCCTGCAAGTGATGCGTGGTACTGGTTTGATAAAGACGGTTCCCTTGCTGTGAACAAGGACGTGTATATCCCTGCGGGCAGCAAATGGGTCAGGTATGACAAGAACGGTCATATGATCAAGGGCGAGGATTACCGATATGGCGCCTGGTACTACTTCGATCAAACGACCGGCGCAATGACCAAGGGCATGAAACACGTTTCCTCCAACGGCGGGAAATGGGTGTATTACGACTGGGCGACCGGCAAGATGGCGCACGGCGAGCAGTACGTGAACTACGACGCTCAGCATACCGGCTGGTACCTGTTCGACCAGCACACCGGTGCCATGTTCCACGGCGACACCTATGTCCGCTCCAACGGCGGCAAATGGGTTAGGTATGATTTCTCCACCGGAAAAATGGTCAAGGGACTAGATCGTCACGATAACTCGTGGTACTACTTCGACAAGACCACCGGCGCTATGCAGAAGGGGCGGGTCTGGGTTCCTGAATGGAATAACTGGCACTGGTTTGATTCGACCACTGGCCGCGGCTGA
- a CDS encoding DUF2142 domain-containing protein has translation MEPHASGYISLLYWIGTITTGCILIFCGKQHCFNDAMAHWARILQIRAGNIIPVFSDEYHDWVVYRDHGKIITFNNTAVNAPFVYFPSLIVRGNFRVSSVATLICSATIIAVAIWVAKSYVNIILAIAILPTTFFSMIFPTADAVTNSYCLLFIAVVLCLYQRDDMLQYWHIALLCMMGALLGQVKITCFIIALFVLFLIPKAHGCVKKITLALPALTAFVSMWLWRAKTSQIAVAPNRVPLEKTHELEGQLLQSPWKIFLLIGRSLFKPMDFDTEKINGQLVNSRRNLQFFTGTEEIQLPLIVMAPVLIAIMMLLIVHMSYKNINKLQVGLIVLIIVLYYVLSCVAMSITWVGNVDVYASGLQNRYFIPVLPLAALLFPNFIRDENINRRVLAISVAALTAFSYIAIAITYVIQWK, from the coding sequence GTGGAGCCTCATGCCTCTGGTTATATTTCCTTGCTGTACTGGATCGGCACAATCACAACAGGGTGCATTCTTATTTTCTGTGGCAAACAGCATTGTTTTAACGATGCAATGGCGCATTGGGCCAGAATCCTGCAAATCAGAGCGGGGAATATAATTCCGGTATTTTCTGATGAATACCATGATTGGGTGGTTTACCGTGACCACGGGAAGATAATAACCTTCAACAACACTGCGGTGAATGCTCCCTTTGTCTATTTCCCCAGTCTTATTGTGCGCGGGAATTTTCGCGTATCGAGTGTGGCAACATTGATCTGCTCGGCCACTATTATTGCCGTGGCAATATGGGTAGCCAAATCTTATGTCAATATCATTCTGGCTATAGCGATTCTTCCTACCACATTTTTTTCAATGATATTCCCGACAGCTGATGCCGTCACCAACAGCTATTGTCTGCTGTTCATTGCGGTTGTTCTGTGTTTGTATCAACGGGATGACATGTTGCAATACTGGCATATTGCTCTGCTCTGCATGATGGGAGCTCTGCTCGGACAAGTCAAGATTACCTGTTTCATCATCGCATTATTCGTATTGTTCTTGATTCCTAAGGCTCACGGATGCGTAAAAAAGATCACCTTGGCGCTTCCTGCTCTCACTGCTTTTGTCTCCATGTGGCTTTGGCGGGCGAAGACCTCGCAAATAGCGGTTGCCCCGAATCGTGTTCCATTGGAGAAGACGCACGAGCTTGAGGGGCAGCTACTGCAATCTCCCTGGAAAATATTTCTGCTTATCGGCCGGTCGTTGTTCAAGCCTATGGATTTTGATACTGAGAAGATTAATGGGCAATTGGTGAATTCAAGAAGAAATCTTCAGTTCTTTACAGGAACGGAAGAAATTCAGTTGCCTTTAATCGTTATGGCTCCAGTGCTTATCGCTATTATGATGCTTCTGATTGTGCATATGAGCTATAAAAATATAAATAAATTGCAGGTTGGATTAATAGTATTAATTATAGTTCTGTATTACGTATTATCGTGTGTGGCAATGTCAATCACATGGGTTGGAAATGTAGATGTATATGCTTCGGGATTGCAGAACAGGTATTTCATACCGGTATTGCCGCTTGCTGCGCTGTTGTTCCCCAACTTTATTAGGGATGAAAATATCAATCGCAGAGTATTAGCTATTTCTGTGGCGGCTTTAACGGCATTTTCATATATCGCTATAGCGATTACGTATGTGATTCAATGGAAATGA
- a CDS encoding ABC transporter ATP-binding protein, producing the protein MSEKNESVEFDYSKNPVVLSATHVSKSFKLPTEQATGLKQAVINWAKGIKGYKKQTVLKDVSFEVHQGEFFGIVGRNGGGKSTLLKLISQIYYPDEGSIQVQGKLVPFIELGVGFNPELTGRENVYLNGALLGFTREQVDAMYDDIVEFAELDEFMDQKLKNYSSGMQVRLAFSVAIKAQGDILVLDEVLAVGDEAFQRKCNDYFTEIKKDPTKTVILVTHDMSAVKRYCTRAMFIQDGVVAAIGDRETVAEKYTLANLEAEEKKQAKRKKIIAENENEYPNGLNARCPLLRTYGVSPLILKSSDTFKFAVEYQYDEPGDFYLAIAMHDVRRGGITYDTGAKTIKMEKHGHQTVYFEMPLNLFNDGEFRLITSLRTPTPGDDSMTDAVAVALDENACTFVIRDARNRNYALLSDRAMTITQIDKPEGEK; encoded by the coding sequence ATGTCTGAGAAAAACGAGTCAGTAGAATTCGATTACTCCAAGAACCCGGTCGTCCTTTCGGCAACGCATGTCTCCAAAAGCTTCAAATTGCCGACAGAACAGGCAACCGGTCTGAAGCAGGCTGTTATTAATTGGGCCAAGGGCATCAAGGGCTATAAAAAGCAGACGGTACTTAAAGACGTCAGTTTTGAAGTGCACCAAGGCGAGTTCTTTGGCATCGTGGGTCGCAATGGCGGCGGTAAATCGACGTTGCTGAAGCTGATTTCTCAGATTTATTACCCCGATGAGGGCAGCATTCAGGTTCAGGGCAAATTGGTGCCGTTCATTGAGCTTGGCGTGGGATTCAATCCGGAACTGACCGGTAGGGAAAACGTCTACCTAAACGGAGCTTTGCTGGGCTTTACCAGGGAACAAGTCGATGCGATGTACGACGATATTGTCGAATTCGCCGAGCTTGACGAGTTCATGGATCAGAAGCTCAAGAACTACTCCTCGGGCATGCAGGTTCGTCTTGCCTTTTCCGTGGCGATCAAGGCCCAGGGAGACATCCTGGTATTGGATGAGGTTCTGGCCGTTGGTGATGAGGCTTTCCAACGGAAGTGCAACGACTATTTCACGGAAATCAAGAAGGACCCGACAAAGACCGTGATCCTGGTCACGCATGATATGAGTGCTGTCAAGCGGTATTGCACTCGTGCCATGTTTATCCAGGATGGTGTGGTTGCCGCGATTGGCGATCGTGAAACAGTCGCAGAGAAATACACTCTTGCTAATCTTGAAGCGGAAGAGAAGAAGCAGGCGAAGCGCAAGAAGATTATCGCCGAGAACGAGAATGAGTACCCCAATGGCTTGAATGCTCGTTGCCCGTTGCTGCGGACATATGGGGTTTCTCCTCTAATTTTGAAGAGTTCTGACACGTTCAAGTTCGCCGTTGAATATCAGTACGATGAGCCGGGCGACTTCTACTTGGCCATTGCTATGCATGATGTCCGGCGCGGAGGTATTACCTACGATACCGGCGCAAAGACCATCAAGATGGAAAAGCATGGGCATCAGACGGTGTATTTCGAGATGCCTTTGAACCTCTTCAATGACGGTGAGTTCCGTCTGATTACATCATTGCGTACTCCTACGCCAGGTGATGACAGCATGACGGATGCGGTGGCGGTGGCATTGGACGAGAATGCCTGCACCTTCGTGATTCGCGACGCACGTAATCGAAACTACGCCTTGCTTAGCGATAGGGCAATGACGATTACGCAGATCGATAAGCCGGAAGGGGAAAAATAG